In Triplophysa rosa linkage group LG7, Trosa_1v2, whole genome shotgun sequence, the following proteins share a genomic window:
- the eya2 gene encoding eyes absent homolog 2: MAAYGQTQYSPALQTAGPYTAYTHPTQSYSMTSSYNIKTEDGLSHSPGQNSLLGYTSNFSGTPQSQALYSYSTHGGSISSGIFQGANGITGSTPFSPTQQDFSAYSSYSQSQYSPYYNTHYNSPYISTSNITPSAITSAIPYQHTEHPAVSTNHSPDSHTGEYHAPTSPPTPGKDQDGAPARRSSDVKLRGRKRANDPIPPLDSDIERVFIWDLDETIIIFHSLLTGSFSTRFGKDSAKAVSLGLWMEETIFNLADSRLFFNDLEECDQVHIDDVASDDNGQDLSTYNFGTDGFQSPAGGGTLCLGSGVHGGVDWMRKLAFRYRRVKEIYNTYKNNVGGLLGSPKREEWLQLRREMEVLTDLWLTQALKALALINSRPNCVNVLVTTTQLIPALSKVLLYGLGGAFPIENIYSATKTGKESCFERVTQRFGRRAVYVVVGDGVEEETVAKKKNMPFWRVTCRADLEALSHALELDYL, encoded by the exons ATGGCTGCTTACGGACAGACGCAGTACAGCCCGGCGTTACAGACAGCGGGACCGTACACAGCGTACACACACCCTACACAGAGTTACAGTATGACATCATCATACA ATATAAAGACAGAAGACGGTTTGAGTCATTCACCGGGTCAGAACAGTTTACTGGGCTACACGTCAAACTTCAGCGGAACTCCGCAGAGTCAAGCGCTGTACAGTTACTCAACACACG GCGGCAGCATTTCTTCTGGAATTTTCCAGGGAGCAAACGGGATCACGGGATCAACGCCATTCAGTCCGACACAGCAG GACTTCTCAGCATATTCGAGCTACAGTCAAAGTCAATATTCACCATACTACAACACACACTACAACAGCCCGTACATCTCAACCAGCAACATCACGCCGTCTGCCATCACCTCGGCCATACCCTATCAACACACAGAGCATCCCGCTGTATCCACCAATCACAGCCCAGACTCCCACACAG GAGAGTACCACGCTCCCACGAGTCCTCCGACTCCAGGAAAGGATCAGGACGGCGCTCCCGCTCGCCGCAGCTCAGATGTGAAGCTGAGAGGCCGGAAGCGGGCCAATGACCCCATACCCCCTCTGGACTCTGACATTGAG AGAGTGTTTATTTGGGACCTGGACGAGACCATCATCATTTTCCACTCGCTCCTCACAGGGTCATTTTCCACACGCTTCGGCAAG GACTCTGCCAAAGCCGTCTCTCTTGGCCTGTGGATGGAAGAGACGATCTTCAACTTGGCCGACTCGCGTCTGTTTTTCAACGACCTGGAG GAATGTGACCAGGTTCACATCGATGATGTGGCCTCGGATGACAATGGGCAGGACTTGAG TACTTATAACTTTGGCACGGATGGCTTCCAGAGCCCAGCAGGTGGTGGCACGCTCTGTTTGGGCTCCGGCGTTCACGGAGGGGTCGACTGGATGAGGAAACTCGCCTTCCGCTACCGCCGGGTGAAGGAGATCTACAACACGTACAAGAACAACGTAGGAG GTTTGTTGGGCAGTCCGAAGCGAGAGGAATGGTTACAGTTGAGACGGGAAATGGAGGTTTTGACAGACCTGTGGCTCACACAGGCACTGAAGGCTCTTGCTCTCATCAACTCCAG ACCaaactgtgtaaatgtgttgGTCACCACCACGCAACTCATTCCAGCGCTCTCTAAAGTTCTTCTCTACGGTCTCGGAGGAGCGTTTCCCATCGAGAACATCTACAGTGCCACTAAAACAG GTAAAGAAAGCTGCTTCGAGCGAGTGACTCAGAGGTTCGGCCGGAGAGCCGTGTACGTGGTGGTTGGAGATGGTGTAGAGGAGGAGACGGTCGCAAAGAAG aagaacaTGCCCTTCTGGAGGGTGACGTGCAGGGCCGACCTGGAGGCGTTGAGTCATGCACTTGAGTTGGACTACCTCTAG